A stretch of Fundicoccus culcitae DNA encodes these proteins:
- a CDS encoding NAD(P)-dependent oxidoreductase translates to MKIVLLEPLRVAAESIEIFAKPLVEQGHQFISYAERTVDVAELAKRTDDADIVIVANTPYPKEAFQKAKNLKLINVAFTGTDHVDVAFATENAIKVANASGYATQAVAELSIGLTMAVYRSITQGDKDIRQANDFPGLIQGKEIHGKTVGIVGLGEIGLATAKLFKAFGAKVIAYNRSQQQEALDLGIVYKELDDVLKESDIISIHLPLNDATKYLINAEKLALMKKSAILINVARGPIIDNQALADTLNDGLIAGAGIDVFDNEPPLASDYPLLNAKNIVLTPHIGYLTDEAMLLRAQIVFENVKAFINNQPQNLVN, encoded by the coding sequence ATGAAAATTGTATTATTAGAACCACTAAGGGTTGCGGCAGAAAGCATTGAAATCTTTGCTAAACCATTAGTTGAACAAGGCCATCAATTTATTAGCTATGCTGAAAGAACGGTTGATGTCGCTGAACTGGCAAAACGTACCGATGATGCTGATATCGTCATTGTTGCTAATACACCCTACCCTAAAGAGGCTTTCCAAAAGGCTAAAAATTTAAAATTAATTAACGTTGCGTTTACAGGAACGGATCATGTGGATGTAGCTTTTGCGACTGAAAATGCTATTAAGGTCGCTAACGCCTCTGGCTATGCTACTCAAGCGGTAGCAGAATTGTCGATTGGACTTACGATGGCCGTATATCGTTCAATCACCCAAGGTGATAAAGATATTCGTCAAGCAAATGATTTTCCTGGCCTAATCCAAGGAAAAGAAATTCATGGTAAGACCGTCGGTATTGTCGGTTTAGGTGAAATTGGATTAGCAACGGCTAAACTTTTTAAAGCTTTCGGAGCTAAAGTCATAGCTTATAATCGTTCCCAACAACAAGAGGCTTTAGATTTAGGCATTGTTTACAAAGAACTCGATGACGTGCTAAAAGAAAGTGATATTATTTCCATCCACTTACCTTTAAATGATGCCACAAAGTATCTAATTAATGCTGAAAAACTTGCCCTAATGAAAAAGTCAGCTATTTTAATCAATGTAGCGCGTGGTCCGATTATCGACAATCAAGCTTTAGCCGACACCTTAAATGATGGCTTAATTGCCGGGGCTGGAATCGATGTGTTTGATAATGAACCGCCATTAGCAAGTGATTACCCTTTATTAAATGCTAAAAATATTGTATTAACCCCACATATTGGATACTTAACGGATGAAGCCATGCTTTTAAGAGCACAAATTGTTTTTGAAAACGTTAAGGCTTTTATTAACAATCAACCACAAAATTTAGTTAATTAA
- a CDS encoding amidohydrolase: protein MLDTGRPGKTVGLRTDIDALPVQETLDNMKQPKKVISKKDGVMHACGHDGHMAMLLTSMKILVDDIDQLKGRIIFIFEEGEERGTGINGMVELLSNYKIDGIFGIHLAAFLDTGLVSMDAGPVMAGSARINMTFYGKSGHASRPDHANNPIFPAAQFINNLASAFVNQLDVTKTVTLGIGQIHAGTADNIIPAEALVGGSMRFFDNAEGQKAYDLMNNMAQHIAEAHNCTAKKNPYQYISTWPVINDEKLALLAQNGLTKVYPDALTHDVTWYAGESFYKYSEVAPTVFAFVGIKNEDEGMTADHHNEKFEIDENGLKYGVAAATQFAIDLLNE, encoded by the coding sequence ATATTAGATACGGGTCGTCCCGGGAAAACAGTTGGGTTAAGGACAGATATTGATGCTTTGCCTGTTCAAGAAACATTAGACAATATGAAACAACCTAAGAAAGTGATTTCTAAAAAAGATGGTGTTATGCATGCTTGTGGTCATGATGGACATATGGCCATGTTACTTACAAGTATGAAAATTTTAGTGGATGATATCGATCAATTAAAGGGTAGAATTATCTTTATTTTTGAGGAAGGTGAGGAAAGAGGTACGGGTATTAATGGCATGGTAGAACTTTTATCAAATTATAAAATTGATGGAATCTTCGGCATTCATCTAGCCGCTTTTTTAGATACAGGATTAGTATCTATGGATGCAGGTCCAGTAATGGCTGGTTCAGCACGAATAAATATGACTTTTTATGGAAAATCAGGCCATGCTTCACGTCCTGATCACGCAAACAATCCAATTTTCCCAGCAGCACAATTTATTAACAACTTAGCATCAGCCTTTGTCAATCAATTAGATGTAACAAAAACAGTCACTTTAGGTATTGGTCAAATACATGCAGGAACGGCAGATAATATTATTCCAGCCGAGGCGTTAGTTGGAGGCTCCATGCGCTTTTTCGATAATGCGGAAGGTCAAAAAGCTTATGATCTAATGAATAATATGGCGCAACATATTGCTGAGGCGCATAATTGTACCGCTAAGAAAAATCCTTACCAATATATTTCAACTTGGCCTGTAATTAATGATGAGAAGTTAGCCTTATTAGCACAAAATGGATTAACAAAAGTATATCCGGATGCCCTTACACACGATGTTACTTGGTATGCAGGTGAATCTTTTTATAAATATAGCGAAGTAGCACCGACCGTTTTTGCCTTTGTTGGTATAAAAAATGAAGATGAAGGTATGACGGCCGACCATCATAATGAAAAATTTGAAATTGATGAAAATGGACTCAAGTACGGTGTTGCTGCAGCTACTCAATTTGCTATTGATTTGCTAAACGAATAA
- a CDS encoding gamma-glutamyl-gamma-aminobutyrate hydrolase family protein: protein MLPIIGVTGNIITINDLDYEYFNVNYSPQGFTQSILKAGGAPIIIPLGDKEYVKEYISMVDALILTGGEDVSPMLYGEEPRKVIGRTSPMRDEFEIALFKEAVHQKKPILGVCRGLQLINVVLGGTLYQDLSEDQSITIQHVQKTKSEFVTHSIQVKKNSILSNIMNSGDYVNSYHHQAINDLGNGLEVTAWSRDNVIEAIESVDKEQSIVGIQWHPELNALSNEQSLKIFQNLVERAELSKALR, encoded by the coding sequence ATGCTTCCAATCATAGGAGTCACTGGTAATATTATTACCATTAATGATTTAGATTACGAATATTTTAATGTTAACTACTCACCTCAAGGGTTCACTCAATCAATTCTTAAAGCTGGAGGAGCACCTATCATAATACCTTTAGGCGACAAAGAGTATGTTAAGGAATATATATCAATGGTTGATGCCTTAATCTTAACGGGTGGCGAAGACGTTTCACCGATGTTGTATGGTGAAGAACCACGCAAAGTGATTGGCCGCACTTCTCCCATGCGTGATGAATTTGAAATAGCTTTATTCAAAGAAGCCGTCCATCAAAAGAAACCTATTTTAGGTGTTTGCCGTGGTTTACAATTAATTAATGTTGTTTTAGGTGGTACACTTTATCAAGATTTAAGTGAAGATCAAAGCATTACCATACAACATGTTCAAAAAACTAAATCAGAATTTGTTACACATTCTATTCAAGTGAAGAAAAATTCAATCCTATCTAATATTATGAATTCAGGTGATTATGTCAATTCATATCATCATCAAGCGATAAATGATTTAGGTAATGGTTTAGAAGTTACCGCTTGGAGTAGAGACAATGTCATAGAAGCCATCGAATCCGTTGATAAAGAACAAAGTATTGTAGGAATCCAATGGCATCCTGAACTCAATGCATTAAGCAACGAGCAAAGTCTAAAAATCTTCCAAAATTTAGTGGAACGTGCCGAATTGTCTAAAGCATTACGCTAG
- the holA gene encoding DNA polymerase III subunit delta, whose translation MEYQKVIQEIKRGQIQPLYFVYGSEQYLRQSFIDQLLNQLDDSTELDISRFDYDEVSMDLILDEAEMFSFFSDYRVIIVNQFELLTTTPNSKISDQEIKRLMAYIDDPNPATYLIFIQHQDKIDKRKKISKAFQKKVMQVDVTPLEEKEVKYFIQTYIKEANIDMTREALTELLQRVGYQLTQTMTELNKLATYAKSGQPITVQTVRALVPRTLESDVFELVNALIAKQVDKATQIYQDLLLLKNEPIALHALIVSQFRIIIQTKILAQNGFQAASIAEQLAIHPYRVQLALQTGKSMSLKSLSTFYQSLVKADLQMKTGEGPKEIHFYMLLIRLIQMA comes from the coding sequence GTGGAGTATCAAAAAGTAATTCAAGAAATTAAACGCGGTCAAATTCAACCGCTTTATTTTGTGTATGGTTCTGAGCAATACTTAAGGCAATCTTTTATCGATCAATTACTAAATCAACTGGATGATAGCACAGAATTAGATATAAGTCGATTTGATTATGATGAAGTGTCAATGGATTTAATTCTAGATGAAGCCGAAATGTTTTCCTTTTTCTCTGACTATCGTGTAATTATCGTAAATCAGTTTGAACTATTAACGACAACACCAAATAGTAAAATATCCGACCAAGAAATCAAACGACTTATGGCGTATATCGATGACCCTAATCCTGCTACTTATTTAATTTTTATTCAACATCAAGATAAAATAGATAAACGTAAAAAAATCAGTAAAGCTTTTCAAAAGAAAGTGATGCAGGTTGATGTAACACCGTTAGAAGAAAAAGAAGTCAAATATTTTATACAAACTTATATTAAAGAAGCAAATATCGATATGACACGCGAAGCCCTAACTGAACTTTTACAGCGTGTGGGCTATCAATTGACTCAAACAATGACTGAGCTAAACAAGTTAGCGACTTATGCAAAATCGGGACAACCCATTACGGTACAAACAGTTCGCGCTTTAGTTCCACGAACATTGGAATCGGATGTTTTTGAATTGGTTAATGCTTTAATTGCTAAGCAAGTTGATAAAGCGACTCAAATTTATCAAGATTTACTTCTTTTAAAGAATGAACCAATTGCCTTACATGCCTTGATTGTTTCGCAATTTCGAATTATTATCCAAACAAAAATCTTAGCTCAAAATGGCTTTCAAGCTGCTAGTATTGCCGAACAACTGGCAATCCATCCTTATCGCGTACAATTAGCGTTACAAACGGGAAAATCGATGTCCCTTAAGTCTTTAAGTACTTTTTATCAATCGTTAGTGAAAGCTGATTTACAGATGAAAACCGGTGAAGGACCAAAAGAAATTCATTTTTATATGTTGTTAATTCGCTTAATTCAAATGGCTTAA
- a CDS encoding Na+/H+ antiporter NhaC family protein, with amino-acid sequence MQNEEKKISVFQSVLLLVIVMAMILWSVSVNINIVLPLLFGWGVVYIFTIINKKDFTVIFNAGLDSLRKAAGAMILIMVVGVLVSAFISAGTLQSFIYYGLRLIHPSYFLIGSFIILSLMTMAIGTTFGSVASVGIAIMGIGRVLGIPDGLTAATILSGAQFGNRLTPIADTPILTSTLTGGDMFKHIKYQLWTAVPSAIIPLIIYYFLGMQYGGNDFDSPIVSEVLSVLEANTNISVITLLPFVVLIGLMAAKVQAIPSVLGGIVTAALIAYFYQGEDLVSILRPMLSGHQVETGNYIVNQLLNQGGLYSMTSSVFTIIVAVIFGGMIEKLGVINSILSPIVPKLKTRTSLTAMVILTEYFVNMAASASHLGHIITAEFFVPIFKERNEAPEMLSRAMADGMSGSMFFPWHNMTIFFTGVLGVTWGQYMPYMYMIYLIPIFNILSAKTGIGWLEKEQEDTVIIKGEEALNETV; translated from the coding sequence ATGCAGAATGAAGAAAAAAAAATATCTGTTTTTCAATCAGTTTTATTACTTGTTATTGTTATGGCGATGATCTTATGGTCCGTAAGTGTCAATATTAATATTGTTTTACCGTTGTTATTTGGTTGGGGTGTTGTCTATATTTTTACGATAATTAACAAAAAGGATTTTACTGTTATCTTTAATGCGGGATTAGACTCTTTACGAAAAGCCGCTGGTGCAATGATTTTGATTATGGTTGTCGGGGTTTTAGTGAGTGCCTTTATTTCTGCTGGAACACTTCAATCATTTATTTATTATGGATTACGACTAATTCATCCTAGTTACTTCCTTATTGGTAGCTTTATTATTTTATCACTTATGACAATGGCCATTGGTACAACTTTTGGTTCCGTTGCTTCAGTCGGAATTGCCATTATGGGGATTGGTCGAGTGTTAGGTATACCTGATGGATTAACAGCTGCAACCATACTTAGTGGTGCTCAATTTGGTAATAGACTGACACCGATTGCAGATACACCTATTTTAACCTCTACATTAACAGGTGGAGATATGTTCAAACATATAAAATATCAATTATGGACTGCAGTCCCAAGTGCAATTATCCCTTTGATTATTTATTATTTTCTAGGTATGCAATATGGAGGTAATGATTTTGATTCACCGATTGTTAGTGAAGTATTAAGTGTATTAGAGGCAAATACAAATATCTCAGTAATTACTTTACTGCCATTTGTCGTTTTAATTGGCTTGATGGCTGCTAAAGTACAAGCCATTCCTTCAGTATTAGGTGGGATAGTCACGGCAGCCTTAATTGCTTATTTTTACCAAGGTGAAGACCTCGTTTCTATTTTACGTCCAATGTTAAGTGGTCATCAAGTTGAAACAGGCAACTATATCGTTAATCAATTATTAAACCAAGGTGGTTTATATTCGATGACATCTTCTGTTTTTACCATAATCGTCGCCGTGATTTTTGGTGGTATGATTGAAAAATTAGGCGTAATCAATAGTATTCTATCACCAATTGTTCCAAAATTAAAAACCAGAACCAGCTTAACTGCTATGGTAATTTTAACAGAATATTTTGTAAATATGGCTGCTTCAGCTTCCCATTTAGGCCATATTATTACAGCGGAATTTTTTGTGCCAATATTTAAAGAAAGAAATGAAGCCCCTGAAATGTTATCAAGAGCTATGGCTGACGGGATGAGTGGATCGATGTTTTTCCCTTGGCATAATATGACCATCTTTTTCACTGGGGTATTAGGTGTAACTTGGGGTCAATACATGCCTTATATGTATATGATTTATTTGATCCCTATTTTCAATATCCTTTCTGCCAAAACCGGAATTGGATGGTTAGAAAAAGAACAAGAAGATACAGTAATAATAAAAGGAGAGGAAGCTCTTAATGAAACAGTATGA
- a CDS encoding histidine phosphatase family protein encodes MTKGVTFYFVRHGETYLNFMERVQGWANAPLTDRGEVDVHRSGMGLADVEFDAVYSSDLMRTIDTAEIILSENNYADDLTIVPMKAFREVHFGYYEGLPSKVLWDQIDEYVTKQHDLPAGDRHKIQFFMNTVSELDPYNNAENYADFWTRVEAGLIELLQRHAATDKNILVVSHGMTIRNLLEGLVADFSETEPLKNASVTIVKYIEGHFELLAYNQVDHFAEIADDASVDPDEK; translated from the coding sequence ATGACAAAAGGTGTTACTTTTTATTTTGTAAGACATGGTGAAACTTATCTTAACTTTATGGAGCGTGTACAGGGATGGGCCAATGCTCCTCTAACAGACCGCGGTGAAGTGGATGTTCATCGTAGCGGAATGGGGTTAGCCGATGTTGAATTTGATGCTGTCTATTCAAGTGATTTAATGCGGACGATTGATACCGCCGAAATTATTCTTTCAGAAAATAATTATGCTGATGATTTAACGATTGTCCCAATGAAGGCTTTTCGTGAAGTTCATTTTGGTTACTACGAAGGATTACCATCAAAAGTTCTTTGGGATCAAATCGATGAATATGTAACCAAACAACATGATTTACCTGCTGGCGATCGTCATAAGATTCAATTTTTTATGAATACCGTAAGCGAACTAGATCCTTATAATAATGCGGAAAACTACGCCGATTTTTGGACTCGAGTGGAAGCAGGTTTAATTGAATTGTTACAACGTCACGCTGCTACCGATAAAAATATTTTAGTGGTCAGTCATGGGATGACCATTCGGAATTTATTAGAAGGCTTAGTGGCTGATTTTAGTGAAACAGAGCCCTTAAAAAATGCATCTGTTACTATTGTAAAATATATTGAGGGCCATTTCGAGTTATTAGCTTATAATCAAGTTGATCATTTTGCTGAAATTGCTGATGATGCTTCAGTTGATCCTGATGAAAAATAA
- a CDS encoding MalY/PatB family protein produces the protein MKQYDFETVEPRYDVCAGKWSEIEEYFPDRPKDIIPFSVADMELPIAPEISEGLIEYIKKYPLGYANVTPEFNDSIQAWIDRRHNWSISTEWIVPVRGVIPGFKLAVQAYTKVNEGVILMTPVYYPMYSAIEGNNRKIVACPLINKQYQYEIDFDLLEKLAKDDNNTMLLFCSPHNPGGRVWTKDELARVAEICIENNVLICSDEVHFDLTAPGVTHHIFASLSEEVANHSVILTAPSKSFNVAGLESAYAIIPNEILRDQFIEANLKVFNSNRVVSLGFEATRLAYTEGEAWFDQVKQLIDKNHKIVIEFFEKEIPTIKCMDLQGTYLLWMDFSGLGIEDEVLTPLLKKEAKLFFDDGLMFGEEGRGYQRWNLAAPTKYIEEALLRLKDTITKL, from the coding sequence ATGAAACAGTATGATTTTGAAACAGTCGAGCCACGTTATGACGTTTGTGCAGGCAAATGGTCTGAAATTGAAGAATATTTTCCAGATAGACCTAAAGATATTATCCCATTTTCAGTGGCTGATATGGAATTACCAATTGCACCAGAGATTTCAGAGGGACTGATAGAATATATAAAAAAATACCCCCTTGGTTATGCTAATGTAACACCAGAATTTAATGATTCTATTCAAGCGTGGATTGATAGAAGACATAATTGGTCAATTTCAACTGAATGGATCGTGCCTGTCCGTGGAGTTATACCTGGTTTTAAATTAGCTGTACAAGCCTATACAAAAGTTAATGAAGGTGTCATTCTAATGACGCCGGTCTATTATCCTATGTATTCAGCGATTGAAGGTAATAATCGGAAAATTGTTGCATGCCCGCTCATCAATAAGCAATATCAATACGAAATTGATTTTGATTTATTAGAAAAATTAGCCAAAGATGACAATAATACGATGTTACTCTTTTGTAGCCCACATAATCCAGGTGGTCGCGTATGGACAAAGGATGAGTTAGCACGTGTTGCGGAAATTTGTATTGAAAATAATGTGTTAATTTGTTCTGATGAAGTACATTTTGACTTAACCGCTCCAGGTGTTACCCATCATATTTTTGCCAGTTTATCTGAAGAAGTCGCTAATCATTCTGTCATATTGACTGCTCCTAGTAAAAGTTTTAATGTGGCTGGTTTAGAGTCCGCCTATGCAATCATTCCTAATGAAATATTACGAGATCAATTTATCGAAGCTAATCTTAAAGTATTTAATTCCAATCGGGTTGTTAGCTTAGGGTTTGAAGCTACAAGATTAGCATATACGGAAGGGGAAGCTTGGTTTGACCAAGTAAAACAATTAATTGATAAAAATCATAAAATAGTCATTGAATTTTTTGAAAAAGAAATTCCAACGATTAAATGTATGGATTTACAGGGAACCTATTTATTATGGATGGATTTTTCTGGGTTAGGTATTGAGGATGAGGTACTAACACCCTTATTGAAAAAGGAAGCAAAATTATTTTTTGATGATGGATTGATGTTTGGTGAAGAAGGGCGTGGCTATCAACGTTGGAATTTAGCTGCCCCTACAAAGTACATCGAAGAAGCTCTGTTACGATTAAAAGACACAATCACAAAATTATAA
- a CDS encoding glycine cleavage system protein H, which produces MRKTINQLWIEKDGDSYTIGMTDDLQFDAGDISYVSIANEGPIEMDETLLNIEASKAAIEVPSPLAGTIFARNSAAEDEPALLSSKNTAEHWIVKMNQVDEATWNQLESDKA; this is translated from the coding sequence ATGAGAAAAACGATCAATCAATTATGGATTGAAAAAGATGGGGATTCGTATACTATTGGTATGACCGATGATTTGCAGTTTGACGCAGGGGATATTTCATATGTAAGTATCGCTAATGAAGGACCCATTGAAATGGATGAAACCTTATTAAATATCGAAGCTTCTAAAGCAGCCATTGAAGTACCATCGCCACTGGCTGGCACCATTTTTGCACGTAATAGTGCAGCAGAAGATGAACCCGCCTTATTAAGTTCAAAAAATACCGCAGAACATTGGATTGTAAAAATGAATCAAGTAGATGAAGCAACATGGAATCAATTAGAATCAGATAAAGCTTAA
- a CDS encoding FtsW/RodA/SpoVE family cell cycle protein, with amino-acid sequence MNTARRRQSYDNRIDYGIILSVILLAIIGIISVYSTTTLIEGSDIRPTLLHALWYGVGAIAVIVVIQFDSEQYWKLSTYLYGFGILLLIAVLLFYDREMAALTGAESWFRIGEFTFQPSEVFKPAYIVFLARVVTEHNNRYTNRTLKSDWILIGKIMLFALPPVILIQMQNDLGTNLVIIAITAGVILVSGVSWKILVPGVLFVTILGGGLIYLAVFQRDLLLSTGLFQPYQLDRIDSWINPFGDTQGNAYQLVQSIMAIGSGQLYGKGLGVSEVSVPVRESDFIFTTIGENFGFLGGAILLLIYFVLIYQMVQTCFETQNEFYTYIATGVISMILFHIVENIGMTIGLLPITGVPLPFISQGGSALLSNMIGVGLILSMRYHHQSYMFTDNETY; translated from the coding sequence ATGAATACAGCTAGACGTCGACAATCTTATGACAACCGAATCGATTATGGAATTATTTTAAGTGTCATTTTATTAGCAATTATTGGTATCATAAGTGTCTATTCAACCACCACATTAATTGAAGGATCAGATATCCGGCCGACTTTATTACATGCTTTATGGTATGGGGTAGGAGCGATTGCCGTCATTGTAGTCATACAATTTGATAGTGAACAGTATTGGAAACTATCGACTTATTTATATGGATTTGGGATTTTGCTACTGATCGCTGTTTTACTATTCTATGACCGGGAAATGGCGGCGTTAACGGGGGCAGAGTCTTGGTTTAGAATTGGTGAATTCACTTTTCAACCCTCAGAAGTTTTTAAACCTGCCTATATTGTGTTTCTTGCTCGTGTTGTGACTGAACACAACAACCGTTATACCAATCGTACACTTAAGTCTGATTGGATATTAATTGGTAAAATAATGCTTTTTGCTTTACCGCCAGTTATACTGATTCAAATGCAAAATGACTTAGGTACGAATTTAGTTATCATTGCTATTACAGCGGGTGTCATTTTAGTATCAGGCGTTTCTTGGAAGATTTTAGTTCCTGGTGTTTTGTTCGTTACAATCTTAGGCGGTGGTCTCATATATTTAGCGGTCTTTCAAAGAGACTTGCTTTTATCGACTGGCCTTTTCCAACCTTATCAACTAGATCGGATTGATTCTTGGATTAATCCATTTGGCGACACCCAAGGGAATGCCTACCAGTTGGTTCAAAGTATTATGGCCATTGGATCGGGACAATTATATGGTAAAGGTTTAGGTGTTTCAGAAGTCAGTGTACCTGTACGTGAATCGGATTTTATTTTCACAACGATTGGTGAAAATTTTGGTTTTTTAGGTGGAGCTATTTTACTTTTAATTTATTTTGTCCTTATTTATCAGATGGTACAAACCTGTTTTGAAACGCAAAATGAATTTTATACTTATATTGCCACAGGTGTTATCTCGATGATTTTATTTCATATTGTTGAAAATATAGGGATGACAATTGGACTACTTCCTATAACGGGAGTACCCTTACCCTTCATTTCGCAAGGGGGTTCAGCGCTATTAAGTAATATGATTGGTGTTGGGCTAATTCTATCGATGCGATACCACCATCAAAGTTATATGTTTACTGATAATGAAACTTATTAA
- the rpsT gene encoding 30S ribosomal protein S20, giving the protein MANNPSAIKRIRQTATKTEHNRNHISKMRTSIKNYRKAVETGEGDAQALLRSAISELDSAATKGLIHKNKAQRDKSRLTHLLNTQKA; this is encoded by the coding sequence ATGGCTAATAATCCATCAGCGATTAAACGTATCCGTCAGACTGCTACTAAAACTGAACATAACCGTAATCATATTTCAAAAATGCGTACGTCAATTAAAAATTACCGTAAAGCGGTAGAAACTGGTGAAGGTGATGCTCAAGCATTACTTCGCTCAGCTATTTCAGAATTAGATTCTGCAGCAACAAAAGGTTTAATTCATAAAAATAAAGCTCAACGTGATAAATCACGTTTAACGCATTTATTAAATACACAAAAAGCTTAA
- a CDS encoding YihY/virulence factor BrkB family protein, with amino-acid sequence MELEQPSITSRLLKTFKVNNQQLKFGSYAAELSFYIIWAIIPIMLALANVIAILPISEAEIMQVLSRALPDEVGSVLIPLLESYLTGTSTGVFSLGLIISLWPASNVFNTLQRVLNTVYKVEKSPNFILKRAFAYVFTLAIVFVVAVFSLVMIFGEYIINFLSETFNVRFLAIDFLLEQGWLIGLISFFIILVIIYYFIPNVNWPIKYSIPGALVAMVGFLLVSQLFTLYLAFSSNSTSNSTIGVLIIVVIWLYFNSMVIAIGAYVNVFYHDFKEKSYWKLVEETTHYNSFASYSDNFRQHSSLMPGLKYRIGFESVSPDLSHSLNEKERSE; translated from the coding sequence TTGGAGTTGGAGCAACCTTCAATTACGTCCCGTTTGTTAAAAACCTTTAAAGTAAATAACCAGCAACTTAAATTTGGAAGTTATGCCGCTGAGTTATCTTTTTATATTATTTGGGCGATTATACCTATTATGTTAGCTTTGGCTAATGTGATTGCTATTTTACCTATTTCGGAAGCAGAGATAATGCAAGTACTCAGTCGGGCTTTACCTGACGAAGTGGGTAGTGTGTTAATCCCCCTATTAGAATCCTATTTAACAGGAACTAGCACAGGTGTCTTTTCACTGGGGTTAATTATTTCTTTATGGCCAGCATCCAATGTTTTTAATACACTCCAAAGAGTGCTTAACACGGTGTATAAAGTTGAAAAGAGTCCCAACTTTATCTTAAAAAGAGCTTTTGCCTATGTATTTACGTTAGCCATTGTCTTTGTAGTGGCTGTTTTTTCTTTAGTTATGATATTTGGTGAATATATTATTAATTTTTTAAGTGAGACATTTAATGTAAGGTTTCTAGCCATTGATTTTCTGTTAGAGCAAGGATGGTTAATCGGTCTTATTAGTTTCTTCATCATATTAGTTATTATTTATTATTTTATACCAAATGTTAATTGGCCGATTAAATATAGTATTCCAGGTGCCTTGGTGGCAATGGTAGGCTTTCTATTAGTTTCACAATTATTTACACTATATTTAGCCTTTTCTAGTAACAGTACAAGTAATAGCACGATTGGTGTGTTAATTATTGTTGTTATTTGGCTATACTTTAATTCGATGGTCATTGCCATCGGTGCCTATGTGAATGTGTTTTATCATGATTTTAAAGAAAAAAGCTATTGGAAATTGGTTGAAGAGACGACGCATTACAATAGTTTTGCTTCTTACAGTGATAATTTCAGACAACATAGTAGTTTAATGCCGGGTTTAAAATATAGAATTGGTTTTGAAAGTGTTTCACCAGATTTATCGCATTCGTTAAATGAAAAGGAGAGAAGCGAATGA